In Sodalis ligni, a single genomic region encodes these proteins:
- a CDS encoding NADPH-dependent F420 reductase, with translation MKIGIIGAGYVGRALAAAAVKNGHEAMISNSRGPHTLFSDAAMLGCKTGTIDDAAKFGDIVIVAITLKHYKAVPVEPLVGKIVIDTNNYYPQRDDKIDVLDNGSTTSSELLAAHLPKSIIVKAFNAIMMTHIERDSQPAGSFDRRALPLCGDDAQAKKRVADLYDQFGFDAVDVGPLSEGWRFQTGTPAYCVRLNKEWIQKALAAAVR, from the coding sequence ATGAAAATCGGCATAATCGGTGCGGGATATGTTGGTCGCGCCCTGGCCGCTGCGGCGGTAAAGAACGGCCATGAGGCCATGATAAGCAACTCCCGCGGTCCCCATACCTTATTCAGCGACGCCGCCATGCTGGGCTGCAAAACCGGCACCATAGACGACGCGGCTAAATTCGGCGATATCGTGATTGTCGCCATTACCCTCAAGCATTACAAAGCCGTCCCGGTTGAACCCCTGGTGGGCAAAATTGTCATCGACACCAATAATTATTATCCCCAGCGCGACGACAAAATAGACGTCCTGGACAACGGCTCCACCACCAGCAGCGAACTGCTGGCGGCCCACCTGCCGAAATCCATCATCGTCAAGGCCTTCAATGCCATTATGATGACCCACATCGAACGGGACAGCCAGCCCGCCGGCTCCTTTGACCGCCGCGCGCTGCCCCTGTGCGGCGATGATGCCCAGGCGAAAAAACGGGTGGCGGATCTTTACGATCAGTTCGGTTTCGACGCGGTGGACGTCGGACCGCTGTCCGAAGGCTGGCGCTTCCAGACCGGCACGCCGGCCTACTGCGTCCGCCTGAATAAAGAATGGATACAAAAGGCCCTGGCGGCCGCCGTTCGCTAA
- a CDS encoding response regulator — protein sequence MEHTDHILIVDDDREIRSLIADYLQKNGLRTTAVADGRQMRAFLETTPVDLIVLDIMMPGDDGLTLCRELRSGNHKGIPVLMLTARSEDTDRIVGLEMGADDYLVKPFVARELLARIKAVLRRTRMMPPNIQITEAARMLAFGEWLLDTTARNLVDNEGVMVALSGAEYRLLRVFLDHPQRVLNRDQLLNLTQGRDAELFERSIDLLVSRLRQRLNDDAREPFYIKTVRSEGYVFAMPVEITEANK from the coding sequence GTGGAACATACCGATCATATCCTGATCGTCGATGATGACCGCGAAATTCGCAGTCTGATTGCCGATTACCTGCAAAAAAACGGCTTACGCACCACGGCGGTGGCGGACGGACGGCAGATGCGCGCGTTTCTGGAAACCACACCGGTGGATTTGATTGTGCTGGATATCATGATGCCGGGGGATGACGGCCTCACGCTTTGCCGGGAACTACGCAGCGGAAACCATAAAGGCATACCGGTATTGATGCTTACGGCGAGAAGCGAAGATACCGACCGTATTGTCGGCCTGGAAATGGGGGCCGACGATTATCTGGTAAAACCCTTCGTGGCCCGCGAACTGCTGGCGCGTATCAAAGCCGTACTCCGCCGCACCAGGATGATGCCGCCCAATATACAGATAACCGAAGCGGCCCGCATGCTGGCCTTCGGCGAATGGCTGCTGGATACCACCGCGCGTAATCTGGTGGACAATGAGGGCGTGATGGTGGCGTTAAGCGGCGCCGAGTACCGTTTATTACGGGTTTTCCTCGATCATCCGCAGCGGGTGCTGAACCGTGATCAATTGCTTAATCTGACGCAAGGGCGCGATGCGGAGCTGTTCGAGCGTTCCATCGACCTGCTGGTCAGCCGTTTACGGCAGAGATTGAACGACGATGCGCGGGAGCCTTTCTATATCAAAACCGTGCGCAGCGAAGGGTACGTTTTCGCCATGCCCGTCGAGATAACCGAGGCTAACAAGTGA
- a CDS encoding carbon starvation CstA family protein — protein sequence MMKNNLLKHIPWMIIGLIGACCLGVVALRRGENISALWIVVSSVAVYLVAYRYYSLFIAKNVMQLDPDRATPAVINNDGLNYVPTNRNVLFGHHFAAIAGAGPLVGPVLAAQMGYLPGTLWLLAGVVLAGAVQDFMVLFMSSRRNGVSLGEMIKEEMGPVPGTIALFGCFLIMIIILAVLALIVVKALAESPWGVFTVCSTVPIALLMGIYMRYIRPGRVGEVSVIGVVLLLAAIYFGGVIAHDPYWGPALTFKDTTITFTLIGYAFVSSLLPVWLILAPRDYLATFLKIGVIVGLAIGILIIGPDLKMPAVTRFIDGTGPVWKGALFPFLFITIACGAVSGFHALIASGTTPKLLASENDTRFIGYGAMLMESFVAIMALVAASIIEPGLYFAMNTPPVALGITMPDLHNLGGADSALILSNLRDVTTHAAATVSSWGFVITPEQILQTAHDIGEPSILNRAGGAPTLAVGIAHVFHKIMPGADMGFWYHFGILFEALFILTALDAGTRSGRFMLQDLLGNFVPFLKKTDSLPAGMAGTAGCVGLWGYLLYQGVVDPLGGVKSLWPLFGISNQMLAAVALVLGTVVLVKMKRTRYIWVTVLPAVWLLICTTWALGLKLFSQDPQLEGFLYLARAYSRKIDEQGASLTAQQISNMHHIVVNNYTNAVLSVLFLIVVYGIIFYGIKTVMGARKTSQRTDKETAYIALPEGGVTTSSGH from the coding sequence ATGATGAAGAATAATCTGCTTAAACATATACCCTGGATGATCATCGGCCTGATCGGCGCGTGCTGCCTCGGCGTAGTCGCACTGCGCCGCGGAGAAAACATCAGCGCCCTATGGATTGTCGTGTCCTCCGTCGCCGTATACCTGGTGGCCTATCGGTACTACAGTCTTTTTATTGCTAAAAACGTCATGCAGTTGGATCCCGACCGCGCGACCCCCGCAGTGATCAATAATGACGGCCTCAACTATGTGCCCACCAACAGAAATGTGCTGTTCGGGCATCACTTCGCCGCCATCGCCGGCGCCGGACCGCTGGTGGGCCCGGTACTGGCGGCGCAGATGGGATATCTGCCCGGCACCCTGTGGCTGCTGGCCGGGGTGGTATTGGCCGGCGCGGTGCAGGATTTTATGGTGCTGTTTATGTCTTCCCGGCGTAACGGCGTCTCCCTGGGGGAGATGATCAAGGAAGAGATGGGCCCGGTACCCGGCACCATCGCCCTGTTCGGCTGCTTTCTCATCATGATCATCATCCTGGCGGTGCTGGCGCTGATCGTGGTGAAAGCGCTGGCGGAAAGCCCGTGGGGCGTCTTTACCGTTTGCTCCACCGTGCCCATCGCCTTGCTGATGGGCATTTACATGCGTTATATCCGCCCCGGACGGGTGGGGGAAGTCTCGGTCATCGGCGTGGTATTGCTGCTGGCGGCCATCTACTTTGGCGGCGTTATCGCCCATGACCCCTATTGGGGACCGGCGTTAACCTTCAAAGATACCACCATTACCTTTACCCTGATTGGTTATGCCTTTGTCTCCTCCCTGCTGCCGGTGTGGCTTATCCTGGCGCCCCGGGACTATCTGGCTACGTTCCTTAAAATCGGCGTTATCGTCGGTTTGGCCATCGGCATCCTGATTATCGGTCCCGATCTGAAAATGCCGGCGGTGACGCGTTTTATCGACGGCACCGGCCCGGTATGGAAAGGCGCTCTGTTCCCCTTCCTGTTTATCACCATTGCCTGCGGCGCGGTATCCGGTTTCCACGCCCTGATCGCCTCCGGCACCACGCCCAAGCTGCTGGCCAGTGAAAACGATACCCGCTTTATCGGCTACGGCGCGATGCTGATGGAATCCTTTGTGGCCATCATGGCCCTGGTGGCGGCGTCTATTATCGAACCGGGACTCTATTTCGCCATGAATACCCCGCCGGTGGCCTTGGGCATCACCATGCCGGACCTGCATAACCTCGGCGGCGCGGATTCGGCACTGATCCTGTCCAACCTGCGGGATGTGACGACGCACGCGGCGGCAACGGTGAGTTCCTGGGGCTTTGTGATCACCCCTGAGCAAATCCTGCAAACCGCCCACGATATCGGCGAACCCTCGATCCTCAACCGGGCGGGGGGCGCGCCGACCCTGGCGGTTGGTATTGCCCATGTTTTCCATAAAATCATGCCGGGCGCCGACATGGGCTTCTGGTACCATTTCGGTATCTTGTTCGAAGCCTTGTTTATCCTGACCGCGCTGGATGCCGGTACGCGTTCCGGCCGGTTTATGCTGCAGGATCTGCTGGGGAACTTTGTCCCCTTCCTGAAGAAGACCGACTCCCTGCCTGCGGGTATGGCGGGCACCGCGGGATGCGTCGGGCTATGGGGCTACCTGCTGTACCAGGGGGTAGTGGATCCCCTGGGCGGCGTGAAAAGCCTCTGGCCGCTGTTCGGCATATCCAACCAGATGCTGGCGGCGGTGGCGCTGGTGCTGGGCACCGTGGTGCTGGTGAAAATGAAGCGCACCCGTTATATCTGGGTGACCGTCCTTCCCGCCGTCTGGTTGCTGATTTGCACCACCTGGGCGCTGGGACTGAAACTGTTCAGCCAGGATCCTCAACTGGAGGGCTTCCTATACCTGGCCCGCGCCTACAGCCGCAAGATCGACGAGCAGGGCGCCAGCCTGACGGCGCAGCAAATAAGCAATATGCATCACATTGTCGTCAATAACTATACGAATGCGGTGCTGAGCGTACTGTTCCTGATTGTGGTCTATGGCATCATATTCTACGGAATCAAAACGGTGATGGGTGCTCGCAAGACCAGCCAGCGCACCGATAAAGAAACCGCTTATATCGCGCTCCCCGAAGGTGGGGTAACCACCTCGTCCGGTCACTGA
- a CDS encoding TetR/AcrR family transcriptional regulator: MQTKEQRILDAAMRLFHRHGYCKVCMSDIAEAAAMSRPTLYASFAGKEAIYAALIRQQCAKSQEETVAMLARTVDLKARLINLFDIWIVGPVTAVLASENATELLANCALYAPEAVAEQHAQFKAHLAAVLLPACKGGGALSAEDIAAIMCLATTSMKASAETEPKLRYLVEGLVTMALATVCPIVPA, encoded by the coding sequence GTGCAAACAAAAGAACAGAGGATATTGGACGCGGCGATGCGTCTTTTCCACCGTCATGGTTATTGCAAAGTCTGTATGAGCGATATCGCCGAGGCGGCGGCGATGTCCAGACCGACGCTGTATGCCTCTTTTGCCGGTAAAGAGGCGATTTATGCCGCCTTGATAAGGCAGCAGTGCGCCAAAAGCCAGGAGGAAACCGTCGCCATGCTGGCGCGTACGGTCGATCTCAAGGCGCGGCTTATCAATTTGTTTGACATCTGGATTGTCGGTCCGGTCACGGCGGTGCTGGCGTCGGAAAACGCCACCGAGCTGCTGGCAAACTGCGCCCTTTACGCCCCGGAGGCGGTGGCGGAACAGCACGCCCAGTTCAAGGCGCATTTGGCGGCAGTGCTCCTGCCGGCTTGTAAGGGAGGAGGGGCATTGTCCGCTGAGGACATAGCCGCCATCATGTGCCTTGCCACCACCAGCATGAAGGCCTCGGCGGAAACCGAACCGAAGCTGCGCTATCTGGTAGAGGGACTGGTGACCATGGCGCTGGCGACGGTTTGCCCCATTGTGCCGGCATAA
- a CDS encoding DUF305 domain-containing protein, whose amino-acid sequence MNAISRYLIILGGALLLCQGAEAHKHADSAASPAQTAAEQPFLQDNDRAMNTMMANMAISPSGNVDEDFVAMMTPHHQGAIDMAVAQLRYGKNPQLKRIAQEIIVTQQQEITAMYQALGKPLPPALPAPDQISPAR is encoded by the coding sequence ATGAACGCCATCTCCCGTTATCTCATTATCCTCGGCGGCGCGCTGCTGCTCTGCCAGGGCGCTGAAGCCCATAAACATGCCGACAGTGCGGCGTCCCCTGCGCAAACCGCCGCCGAGCAGCCGTTCCTGCAGGATAACGATCGGGCGATGAATACCATGATGGCCAATATGGCCATCAGCCCCTCCGGCAACGTGGATGAGGATTTTGTCGCCATGATGACGCCCCATCATCAGGGCGCCATTGATATGGCGGTGGCTCAGCTTCGCTACGGTAAGAACCCACAGCTCAAACGCATAGCCCAGGAAATCATCGTGACCCAGCAACAGGAAATTACCGCCATGTATCAGGCGCTGGGGAAACCGTTGCCTCCCGCCCTGCCGGCGCCGGATCAGATCTCGCCGGCCCGGTGA
- a CDS encoding ATP-binding protein yields the protein MKRAWRLWPQTLVSRLLLILLLGLLLANGLTLGLLLLERAQSAKAMMLGNLEYDVATSVAILDRLPAVERPAWIPRLDRVNYHYLLQQGRSGDYPTGKRLRDTARSLKAALGDRYHLKVNAIPGDQGRLQAHMRLSDGSPLTLDLVPRTMPFATWLPIVLVIQLVLLLGCTWFAVRNAVRPLVALTRAAESLNPDTSAAVRMAESGPVEVRNAAKAFNAMQDRIAAYLKERMQILAAISHDLQTPITRIKLRSELMEENDIKAKLLQDLEEMTHLVREGVAYARTSESSSEKPCRIQPNAFIDSLVCDYQDTGQPVTLAGKLPGSVLTKPHALRRSLCNLIDNALKFSGSAEVVVGQAAGNIIIQVLDRGPGIPPAELYAVLQPFYRVESSRNRMTGGTGLGLAIAQQLVASLDGSLVLANRDGGGLAVTITLTDMTA from the coding sequence GTGAAACGCGCCTGGCGACTCTGGCCGCAGACACTGGTATCGCGCCTGTTGCTGATTCTGCTGCTGGGTTTATTGCTGGCCAACGGCCTGACGCTCGGCCTGCTGCTGCTTGAGCGTGCGCAAAGCGCCAAAGCCATGATGCTGGGCAACCTGGAATATGATGTAGCCACAAGCGTTGCCATCCTCGATCGCCTCCCCGCCGTTGAGCGTCCCGCCTGGATCCCCCGACTTGATCGGGTTAATTATCACTACTTATTACAGCAAGGCCGGAGCGGCGATTATCCCACCGGGAAACGATTACGGGATACCGCTCGTTCATTAAAAGCAGCCCTGGGGGATCGGTACCACTTGAAAGTGAACGCCATCCCCGGCGATCAAGGACGTCTGCAAGCCCATATGCGGTTAAGCGACGGCAGCCCGTTAACCCTCGATCTCGTCCCGCGCACCATGCCGTTTGCCACCTGGCTGCCGATTGTATTGGTTATTCAGTTGGTGTTGCTTTTGGGCTGTACCTGGTTCGCGGTCCGTAATGCCGTGCGCCCGTTGGTGGCGCTGACGCGCGCGGCGGAGTCCCTAAATCCCGATACCTCGGCGGCGGTGAGAATGGCGGAGAGCGGGCCTGTGGAGGTGCGTAACGCGGCAAAGGCCTTTAATGCCATGCAGGATCGTATCGCCGCTTATCTAAAGGAACGGATGCAAATTCTGGCGGCAATTTCACACGATCTGCAAACACCGATAACCCGCATCAAATTGCGTTCCGAACTGATGGAAGAAAACGACATCAAAGCCAAACTGCTCCAGGACCTTGAGGAGATGACCCATCTGGTACGCGAGGGCGTAGCCTATGCCCGCACCAGCGAAAGCAGCAGTGAAAAGCCTTGCCGAATCCAGCCCAATGCCTTTATCGATAGCCTGGTCTGTGATTATCAGGATACCGGGCAACCTGTTACCCTGGCGGGCAAACTGCCGGGATCGGTGCTGACCAAACCCCATGCGCTACGGCGATCCCTGTGTAATTTGATCGATAACGCCCTGAAATTTTCCGGTAGCGCCGAAGTGGTGGTGGGACAGGCCGCCGGTAACATCATCATTCAGGTTCTGGACCGGGGACCGGGCATTCCTCCGGCGGAACTGTACGCGGTGCTGCAGCCGTTTTATCGGGTGGAGAGTTCGCGCAATCGTATGACCGGAGGAACCGGACTTGGGCTGGCTATCGCCCAGCAACTGGTGGCCTCCCTCGACGGCAGCCTGGTACTGGCAAATCGGGACGGCGGCGGACTGGCGGTGACAATAACGCTCACGGACATGACAGCTTAA
- a CDS encoding TetR/AcrR family transcriptional regulator, whose protein sequence is MGRSTRAQADQNRARIVDAASGLFRVKGIDAVSIAEIMEATGMTQGGFYKHFSSKEALAAEACAEAFERSTTTWKELVSAGPGSGRTNRLRQLAEYYLTEKPPEKTCPMIALGQDAAGHAAEEPFSQVYRKGAQGMCELFVNAASPEPKGRQREELMLLFASMVGTNLLKRAVGNEPWIQEMQQALMKKLSCEGSGD, encoded by the coding sequence GTGGGAAGATCTACTCGTGCACAGGCTGATCAGAATCGCGCCCGCATCGTTGACGCCGCGTCGGGATTGTTCCGGGTGAAAGGGATTGATGCGGTGAGTATTGCCGAAATCATGGAAGCCACCGGCATGACACAGGGCGGTTTTTATAAACATTTTTCGTCTAAGGAAGCGTTGGCGGCCGAGGCCTGCGCCGAAGCGTTCGAACGCTCCACGACGACCTGGAAAGAACTGGTCAGCGCCGGTCCCGGATCGGGAAGAACCAATAGGCTGCGGCAACTGGCGGAATATTACCTCACGGAAAAACCGCCGGAAAAAACCTGCCCGATGATAGCCCTCGGCCAGGATGCCGCCGGACATGCCGCCGAGGAGCCGTTTAGCCAGGTCTATCGGAAAGGCGCGCAAGGGATGTGCGAACTCTTTGTCAACGCGGCATCACCGGAACCGAAAGGGCGGCAACGAGAAGAATTGATGCTGCTGTTCGCGTCCATGGTCGGGACCAATCTGCTTAAACGCGCGGTGGGGAATGAGCCCTGGATCCAGGAGATGCAGCAGGCGCTGATGAAAAAATTATCCTGTGAAGGAAGCGGGGATTAA
- a CDS encoding YbdD/YjiX family protein, producing the protein MFGNLGQAGKYLGQAARMLVGIPDYDNYVQHMATNHPDQPVMDYEAFFRDRQEARYGGSGKGGFRCC; encoded by the coding sequence ATGTTTGGAAATCTGGGTCAGGCAGGAAAATATCTCGGACAGGCCGCCAGGATGCTGGTGGGTATTCCTGACTATGACAATTATGTTCAGCATATGGCCACCAATCACCCCGATCAGCCGGTGATGGACTATGAAGCGTTCTTCCGCGACAGGCAGGAGGCGCGTTACGGCGGCAGCGGCAAAGGGGGATTCCGCTGTTGTTGA
- a CDS encoding YdgH/BhsA/McbA-like domain containing protein, protein MKTVKIILTAIIFSTVSLSCLAATETTMPHGLTRIGRVTDNSGAGTLSDLQSNLAAKADAAGARYYRIIAAGGNNSYSGAADIYK, encoded by the coding sequence ATGAAAACCGTTAAAATAATCCTGACCGCCATTATATTCAGCACCGTTTCCCTGTCATGCCTTGCCGCAACGGAAACGACCATGCCCCACGGACTGACCCGCATCGGCCGGGTTACCGACAACAGCGGAGCCGGTACGCTTTCCGATTTACAGAGTAACCTGGCGGCGAAAGCGGATGCCGCCGGCGCCCGTTATTATCGTATCATTGCCGCAGGCGGCAACAACTCTTATTCCGGTGCGGCGGACATCTATAAATAA
- a CDS encoding YncE family protein, whose translation MKRHFARTAMATALALTSYLSWAGQAPYAAAAPDIAISHRDRVYAAEQFSNTVSVTDPASNTLLGVIKLGDAQPANLSPLYKGQVLVHGMGFSPDGRTLAVVSIGSNSVSLIDTATNAVKHVTYIGRSPHEAFFTPDGKEIWVTVRGEDYVSVLDAASGEEKSRIKVPGGPGMQIFSPDGRYGYVCSSFNPETVVIGVSDHKIVGSIKQASPFCPNIAATPDGKQVWLTLKDTGKVQVFDAKPPFSLLKTLDTGPITNHVNIVRNAKGSFAYVTIGGLNRVNVYRTDDFTQTASIPVGNLPHGVWPSGDGSRVYVGLENADALTAIDTLSNKVIATIPIGQAPQAVAYVPNAVPAGDGMQGLQPLGIAGQAVHLALKNVNAVHNAPTATTLSLFDQGITQILQASATGLEPKQNYLLGLSPQADGGGKLEPLSQFMTNPAGAAIVNAVGPIRQIVDSHHADERRYLVIVKGNADGYGKPIQIQVR comes from the coding sequence ATGAAACGACACTTTGCACGTACGGCGATGGCGACTGCCCTGGCGCTGACATCTTATTTGTCCTGGGCCGGACAAGCGCCTTATGCCGCCGCCGCGCCGGACATTGCCATCAGCCACCGCGATCGCGTTTACGCGGCGGAACAGTTTTCCAATACCGTTTCGGTCACCGACCCCGCCAGCAATACCCTGCTGGGGGTTATCAAATTAGGGGATGCGCAGCCGGCCAACCTCAGCCCGCTCTACAAGGGGCAGGTTTTGGTGCACGGCATGGGCTTTTCCCCGGACGGCAGAACGTTGGCGGTGGTTTCCATAGGCTCCAACTCCGTCAGCCTGATCGATACGGCCACTAATGCGGTGAAGCATGTGACCTATATCGGGCGTTCGCCGCACGAAGCGTTTTTTACCCCGGACGGTAAAGAAATATGGGTGACGGTGCGTGGCGAAGATTATGTGTCTGTGCTTGATGCGGCCAGCGGGGAAGAAAAGAGCCGAATCAAGGTGCCTGGCGGGCCGGGAATGCAGATTTTCTCCCCTGACGGGCGGTACGGCTATGTCTGCTCATCCTTTAACCCCGAGACGGTGGTAATCGGCGTCAGCGATCATAAGATTGTCGGCAGCATCAAACAGGCCAGCCCGTTCTGTCCGAATATCGCCGCCACGCCGGATGGGAAACAGGTCTGGCTTACCCTGAAAGATACCGGCAAAGTGCAGGTCTTTGATGCAAAACCGCCCTTTTCCCTGCTGAAAACGCTCGATACCGGTCCGATAACCAATCATGTCAATATTGTCCGTAACGCAAAAGGCAGTTTCGCCTATGTGACCATCGGCGGACTCAATCGGGTCAATGTCTATCGTACCGATGATTTTACCCAGACGGCTTCAATTCCGGTGGGTAATCTGCCCCATGGCGTTTGGCCGTCCGGCGATGGCAGCAGGGTGTATGTCGGACTGGAAAACGCCGATGCATTGACCGCCATTGATACGTTGAGTAATAAGGTCATTGCCACCATACCCATCGGACAGGCGCCCCAGGCGGTGGCCTACGTTCCGAACGCCGTTCCCGCCGGCGACGGCATGCAAGGACTGCAACCGCTGGGCATTGCCGGCCAGGCGGTCCATCTGGCGCTGAAAAATGTCAACGCGGTACATAATGCGCCGACGGCCACCACGCTTTCCCTCTTTGATCAGGGGATTACCCAAATATTACAGGCTTCGGCCACCGGGTTGGAACCCAAGCAAAACTATCTGCTGGGGCTCTCTCCACAGGCGGATGGCGGCGGCAAACTGGAACCCCTGTCTCAATTCATGACTAATCCGGCGGGTGCGGCAATTGTCAACGCGGTGGGGCCCATCAGGCAAATCGTGGACAGTCATCACGCTGATGAGCGCCGTTATCTGGTGATAGTAAAAGGTAACGCCGATGGATATGGTAAACCCATTCAGATTCAGGTCCGGTAA
- a CDS encoding IS3 family transposase (programmed frameshift): MKRYSPERKAAVLDKLLPPHNMTVSALAQQEGISEATLYNWRIQAKLEGKPVPGANKTTEQWSTEARFAVIVETATLSQAELGEYCRRKGLYPEQIAQWKQDFLQTPQPDTRQSQKQAQKEIKGLKRELARKEKALAEAAALLVLRKKPQWLLRDSRRGRLTPANERVQFIRWIGEATSAGARLLPACREVGISLRTWRRWNGQAEDRRPSAVRPRPANKLTLAEEHQILAVCHEPEYASLPPAQIVPRLADTGVYLASESTFYRILRRHGQVHHRGRSRAPLKVNKPTSYQALAPRHVWTWDITWLASRVRGRYFYLYLIEDIFSRKIVGYEVHEEENGDQAAALLQRTVLREQCYRQPLVLHADNGAPMKSQTLKAKLEELQITGSHSRPRVSNDNPYVESLFRTLKYVPAWPSSGFLDLNEARQWVECFSRWYNEEHRHSAIGYVTPEQRHQGHDIALLANRKALYESAQRANPERWSKHCRQWQRVEVVMLNPDKPETALENAA, from the exons ATGAAACGTTATTCACCTGAACGTAAAGCTGCTGTTTTGGACAAATTATTACCTCCTCACAACATGACTGTTAGCGCACTTGCACAGCAAGAAGGAATATCGGAAGCTACCCTTTACAACTGGCGTATTCAGGCCAAATTGGAGGGAAAGCCCGTGCCCGGAGCGAATAAAACTACCGAACAATGGTCGACCGAAGCCCGTTTTGCCGTGATCGTGGAAACTGCCACACTCAGTCAAGCCGAGTTAGGCGAATATTGCCGTCGTAAAGGGCTTTATCCAGAACAAATAGCCCAGTGGAAACAAGACTTCCTTCAAACGCCACAACCCGATACCCGGCAGTCGCAAAAACAGGCCCAAAAAGAAATCAAAGGGCTGAAGCGAGAACTGGCCCGAAAGGAAAAAGCCCTGGCGGAGGCGGCCGCGTTGCTGGTGTTGCGAAAAAAGC CTCAATGGTTATTACGGGATAGCAGACGAGGACGACTGACGCCAGCGAACGAGCGAGTGCAATTTATCCGGTGGATAGGCGAGGCGACGAGCGCCGGTGCGCGCTTGCTCCCCGCCTGCCGAGAAGTGGGCATCAGCCTGCGCACCTGGCGGCGCTGGAACGGGCAGGCCGAAGACCGCCGGCCTTCGGCGGTGCGCCCACGACCGGCCAATAAGCTGACACTCGCCGAAGAACATCAAATACTGGCCGTGTGTCACGAGCCGGAGTATGCCAGTTTGCCGCCAGCGCAAATCGTGCCACGTCTGGCGGACACAGGGGTCTATCTAGCCAGCGAATCGACGTTTTACCGGATCCTGCGGCGCCACGGTCAGGTGCATCATCGAGGGCGTAGCCGGGCACCGCTGAAGGTCAATAAACCGACCAGCTATCAGGCGCTTGCGCCCCGCCACGTGTGGACATGGGACATCACCTGGCTCGCGTCACGAGTCCGTGGCCGGTATTTTTATCTGTATCTGATAGAAGATATCTTTAGCCGGAAAATCGTCGGTTACGAGGTTCACGAAGAAGAAAATGGTGACCAGGCCGCCGCCCTGCTGCAGCGTACCGTGCTGCGTGAACAGTGCTACCGGCAACCTTTGGTGCTGCACGCCGATAATGGGGCGCCGATGAAATCCCAAACGCTGAAAGCAAAGCTGGAAGAACTGCAGATCACCGGTTCGCACAGCCGGCCGCGGGTCAGCAACGACAATCCGTATGTAGAATCGCTGTTCAGAACGCTGAAATATGTTCCAGCGTGGCCGTCATCGGGCTTCCTGGACCTAAATGAGGCAAGACAGTGGGTTGAGTGTTTTAGCCGATGGTACAACGAAGAGCACCGGCATAGCGCTATCGGTTATGTGACGCCGGAACAACGCCATCAGGGGCATGACATTGCCCTGTTGGCAAACCGAAAAGCCTTGTATGAATCAGCCCAAAGGGCCAACCCGGAACGATGGTCAAAACACTGTCGCCAATGGCAACGTGTCGAAGTGGTGATGTTGAATCCGGATAAGCCGGAAACAGCGCTGGAAAATGCAGCATAA